One genomic window of Streptomyces sp. NBC_01276 includes the following:
- the cpt gene encoding chloramphenicol phosphotransferase CPT, whose product MQTQVIVLNGGSSSGKSGIARCLQAVLPDPWLVFGTDTLVDAMPASMRAMDGGIEFAPDGEVVVGPAFRALEAAWIEGIAAMARGGARIVVDEVFLGGAASQKRWQQALGGLRVLWVGVRCEGAVAAGREIARGDRTVGMAVSQAELVHRGVVYDLEIDTTHAESMECARAIAGRAG is encoded by the coding sequence GTGCAGACTCAAGTGATCGTTCTCAATGGCGGATCCAGCTCCGGCAAGTCGGGGATCGCCCGGTGCCTGCAGGCCGTCCTGCCGGATCCGTGGCTGGTCTTCGGGACGGACACCCTGGTCGACGCGATGCCGGCGTCGATGCGGGCGATGGACGGGGGCATCGAGTTCGCTCCGGACGGCGAGGTCGTCGTCGGTCCCGCGTTCCGGGCACTGGAGGCGGCCTGGATCGAGGGGATCGCCGCGATGGCGCGGGGCGGGGCCCGGATCGTCGTCGACGAGGTGTTCCTCGGCGGGGCGGCCTCCCAGAAGCGCTGGCAGCAGGCCCTGGGCGGGCTGCGGGTGCTGTGGGTGGGTGTCAGGTGTGAGGGCGCCGTGGCCGCGGGCCGGGAGATCGCGCGGGGCGACCGGACCGTGGGGATGGCCGTCTCACAGGCGGAGCTCGTCCACCGAGGCGTGGTCTACGACCTGGAGATCGACACCACCCACGCCGAGTCGATGGAGTGCGCACGGGCCATCGCGGGCCGCGCCGGGTGA